The Paramisgurnus dabryanus chromosome 24, PD_genome_1.1, whole genome shotgun sequence genome contains the following window.
ttttttttaattaacatcAACCCGCATAAATACGCTAACAAGCGCCATAAGAACTATGCCAAAACTATGGGCGGCAGTGTAGGGAGAGGAATAAAACCATGCAAGCCAATCAAAATTCTCAGAATCGACACCAACGAATAACATGAGCGACTTCCTGTTACTTTCAAAACAGAAAACATAGGGCGCTCGCATGACATTAAGCATTTTCTGGCGCATAAGGTGACGTTTCAGAACCAAAAACCTCGTTTCTCCCAGCTGACACCGCAACATATAACCGGGGTTATCAGAAATCTCCAAATCTCCATCTTGGCCTGAGGTTTTGGAAATAATGGTTTTCTGTGATAAAAACGGGGCTTTCATGTAAATGAGAGGCCAAACTGCAGGGAAATATCTGCGTCTTCGTGTAAACGGGGCATGAATCTTATAAGAGTATTTGTGTGTTTCCAAGAGTGTCTCTTACCTGGACAGCCAAATACAACACGCCAAGATAAGATGCAATACAGAGGGCCAGCAGAAGGTCGAAGATCGCTGGTTTTACCCTGGTATGACCCAAATGCAAAACAcaagttaataaaaatgtataaaattaattcaaatcaaaaacaaatacaaaaagtGAACATTCTCACCTGTAAGCATTCATGGTCTGCTTTAGTTGATCATAAAAGACAAATTCTGGGTCTCTGTCaaaacataaaagaaaaatcagcTACAGATCATgtaatcgaacccatgacctgcTTACACAACACTTTACCAGTTTTTTACAGCGCTCTGTACCTTTTATCGGCTTTGACTAGATGCCTCTTGACGTCTTTCAGGTAGCGGCTCATGTAATACTCCAGTGTGTTAACAACGCTGCTGTCTTTATCCAGCAGCTGGGCGGCTCGCGGCTGCGCCGTCAGCCAATCCACCAGTGAAGTCAGCTGGTCCTCTTGAACTTGCTGTGGGTGGAAATCATACATCTGAAGATTTTTAcccattttcataacctcaccAAAGCTGAAAATCGACTCGATGTACGAATTACAAATTTGAGGGCTGTTTTTACAAAGCAAAAATCCACCCACGTTCTTCGACTCACCATCTGTTCGGTGAAGATCTCCAGGTCTCCACTGGCACCCTGAGAAACATAAACAACCCATTTTACTTTAATTAAGGACTTGCTTTAATCTCAAATAACAAAAAGATGACAACATTTACACATTGttaatgttttccatatcaatTTTGATGACTGTATCCCTGCGCAGCCCTCTGTACCTTCTCTGTCAAGTTGTATATCACGCGTGCCAAAGTTTCTGCGATCACTTTAGTGTTACGACTGAGTTTCTTCAAATCCACGTGAGGCCTACAAACAAAACAGAATTGAAGTAAACATACAATCAGTGAAAAAAAGGAAGAGGACTAAGGAGCTATGTCGGGGTGAGAGAGCACCAATCATCACCCACCCGGTGGTGGCCTCTCCCGCCCCCATCAGAGAGGGCGACACTGACCGCATGTCCATGATGGAGTGGCGCGCGGGGCTGCGGTGACTCTCGAGGTGTGACAGGGTGAAGGCCGGTAGACGGCGAATGCCGAATCTCTCGTGCTCCCACGCCAGAGTGTCATCGGCCAGGTTGATCTTCTTGTGGACCATGGAGAACTTCAGGTCGGAGTGCTGGTTGTCAACCACCTGATGGGGGCGATCATTTTTTTAGACAAATTCAGTTGAAAGCATGTTTTAGATTTTTCGTAAGCGTGTGGATTTGGTACCGTCTCCAGTTCTTTGAGCAGGGTGTGCTGCGGGCTGCCCTCTTTGGGTGGCTTTGACACATGGAGGTAAAGATTATCGTCGTTCCCAAGGGTATCCAGACAGAGAACGAACGCCACGTTATCCTGAAGTAAACTGGAATCTAGAACACAAAAGGAAgtcaatgaaaaaaaaaacaatcagtaTCTATAGACTAAAATGATCTTCATACATACCTGTGTGGTCCAAGTTGTCTTCTAGCCAGCGTTTAGTACCCTGATAGTTAAACTTGCCTCCTCCCGACAAGAAAAACAGCAGGTTGTACCTATAAATGACAAGATGGTTTTACGAAATGCTGGCAAAATATATCTTTGCTGTGAAGTGAGGTGAGTGATGCGTTACCCTGCGTGAGTTCTCTTATAGGAGTACAGTCTGGAGAAAAGTCGGGCGAGCTCCAAAAGTATGGCCACACCGCTACCATTCGAATCCGCGCCGTATGACAACCACTGAAAGATAACGAATGCATCATTGTGTATCAAAAACATAAAGCCATGTGAACGATTATAAATAACCATGTCATTACCGGCGCAACTCCAAAGGAGTCA
Protein-coding sequences here:
- the ncln gene encoding BOS complex subunit ncln isoform X1 → MFEEASEVLENMLKCSFPLSLLLFLVLMCPLRAEAAHEFSVYRMQQYDLQGQNYGSRNAILNTEARTVEAEVLSRRCVMMRLAEFSYEKYQKALRQSAGAVVIILPQNMSTMPQDIVQQFMELEPELLATETIVPVYFALEDEELLSIYHQTQMSSSSQGDSSAAEVLLHTATANGFQMVTSGAQSKAVSDWAITSLEGRLAGAGGEELPTIVLVAHYDSFGVAPWLSYGADSNGSGVAILLELARLFSRLYSYKRTHAGYNLLFFLSGGGKFNYQGTKRWLEDNLDHTDSSLLQDNVAFVLCLDTLGNDDNLYLHVSKPPKEGSPQHTLLKELETVVDNQHSDLKFSMVHKKINLADDTLAWEHERFGIRRLPAFTLSHLESHRSPARHSIMDMRSVSPSLMGAGEATTGPHVDLKKLSRNTKVIAETLARVIYNLTEKGASGDLEIFTEQMQVQEDQLTSLVDWLTAQPRAAQLLDKDSSVVNTLEYYMSRYLKDVKRHLVKADKRDPEFVFYDQLKQTMNAYRVKPAIFDLLLALCIASYLGVLYLAVQNFGLLYGLLRRLTAPRAKQH
- the ncln gene encoding BOS complex subunit ncln isoform X2, whose protein sequence is MFEEASEVLENMLKCSFPLSLLLFLVLMCPLRAEAAHEFSVYRMQQYDLQGQNYGSRNAILNTEARTVEAEVLSRRCVMMRLAEFSYEKYQKALRQSAGAVVIILPQNMSTMPQDIVQQFMELEPELLATETIVPVYFALEDEELLSIYHQTQMSSSSQGDSSAAEVLLHTATANGFQMVTSGAQSKAVSDWAITSLEGRLAGAGGEELPTIVLVAHYDSFGVAPWLSYGADSNGSGVAILLELARLFSRLYSYKRTHAGYNLLFFLSGGGKFNYQGTKRWLEDNLDHTDSSLLQDNVAFVLCLDTLGNDDNLYLHVSKPPKEGSPQHTLLKELETVVDNQHSDLKFSMVHKKINLADDTLAWEHERFGIRRLPAFTLSHLESHRSPARHSIMDMRPHVDLKKLSRNTKVIAETLARVIYNLTEKGASGDLEIFTEQMQVQEDQLTSLVDWLTAQPRAAQLLDKDSSVVNTLEYYMSRYLKDVKRHLVKADKRDPEFVFYDQLKQTMNAYRVKPAIFDLLLALCIASYLGVLYLAVQNFGLLYGLLRRLTAPRAKQH